The Humulus lupulus chromosome 4, drHumLupu1.1, whole genome shotgun sequence genome has a window encoding:
- the LOC133831910 gene encoding uncharacterized protein LOC133831910 has protein sequence MEDYETVALTEECSAILQRKLPQKLRDPGSFTIPCTIGNFECKHALCDLGASINLMPLSVFKRLGLGEAKPTTVTLQLADQSLAHMRGIIKDVLVKVDKFIFPADFIVLDMEEDANVPIILGRPFLATGQALIDVQKGELKLRVEGDEVVFSVFKAMTYPMASDSCYNVDVIEKAVLERRVSSDSLEAILTGGEEYDDDEEMKEYVKWINSYHSYLKKFEELAEATERPLTSIQQPPNLELKALPDHLCYAYLGENETLPVIVSADLSKIELEKLLRVLRAHKLAIG, from the coding sequence ATGGAGGATTATGAAACTGTGGCATTGACCGAAGAGTGCAGTGCTATTTTGCAAAGGAAGCTTCCACAGAAGTTGAGAGATCCTGGAAGTTTCACAATCCCATGCACAATTGGTAACTTTGAGTGTAAACATGCACTATGCGATTTGGGAGCCAGCATAAATCTCATGCCTCTATCAGTAttcaaaagacttggtttgggtgagGCAAAGCCAACCACTGTTACACTACAGTTGGCAGATCAATCACTGGCTCATATGAGGGGGATTATAAAAGATGTGCTAGTGAAGGTTGACAAATTCATTTTCCCTGCAGATTTTATTGTgctggacatggaggaggatgcAAATGTCCCAATTATTCTTGGGCGACCTTTTCTAGCGACAGGACAAGCTCTCATAGATGTTCAAAAGGGAGAGCTTAAACTTAGAGTTGAGGGGGACGAGGTGGTATTTAGTGTCTTCAAGGCAATGACGTATCCGATGGCTAGTGACAGTTGTTACAATGTGGATGTAATAGAGAAAGCAGTTTTGGAAAGAAGGGTGAGTAGTGATTCTTTAGAGGCAATATTGACTGGTGGGGAGgaatatgatgatgatgaagagatGAAAGAATATGTAAAGTGGATTAACTCTTACCACTCGTatttgaagaaatttgaagagttgGCAGAGGCCACCGAACGACCATTAACATCCATCCAGCAGCCACCGAATTTGGAATTAAAGGCTCTTCCTGATCATTTGTGTTATGCGTACTTAGGGGAGAATGAGACTTTACCAGTAATTGTTTCAGCTGATCTCTCAAAAATTGAATTAGAGAAATTGTTGAGGGTTTTACGGgctcataaattggccattggatGA